The following are encoded in a window of Solibacillus sp. FSL R7-0668 genomic DNA:
- a CDS encoding chemotaxis protein: MENQTGILLESGTNELEIVEFEVANNKFGINVIKVKEIIQPIPVTFIPHVHPHVEGIIQLRGEVLPVVDMLKVLGIPTENRSPQQKYIVAEFNKQRVVFHVDNVTQIHRISWDQIEKPSDMYQGGTSQVIGVIKRNEEMILLLDFEKIMVDINPESSISVDSVKKLGKRERTEKKVVIAEDSPLLRKLLFDTMNEAGYVNTEFFENGRDAYEYLEALVKADKAIEKHVQMVVTDIEMPQMDGHHLTKKIKTHPDLQKLPVIIFSSLITDDLRHKGDQVGAEEQISKPEIAELILRMDKLIL; this comes from the coding sequence TTGGAAAATCAAACAGGGATTTTACTAGAAAGTGGCACAAACGAACTTGAGATTGTTGAATTTGAAGTAGCAAATAATAAATTTGGTATTAACGTAATTAAAGTAAAAGAAATTATTCAACCGATACCAGTGACATTTATTCCACACGTACATCCTCACGTAGAAGGGATTATTCAATTACGTGGAGAAGTACTGCCAGTTGTTGATATGCTTAAAGTTTTAGGGATTCCAACAGAAAATCGCAGTCCCCAGCAAAAATACATCGTGGCAGAGTTTAATAAACAACGTGTTGTATTCCATGTTGACAATGTTACACAAATTCATCGTATTTCTTGGGATCAAATCGAGAAGCCATCTGATATGTATCAAGGAGGCACTTCACAAGTAATCGGTGTCATTAAGCGCAATGAAGAAATGATTTTACTGTTAGATTTTGAAAAAATCATGGTAGATATTAACCCAGAATCAAGCATTAGCGTTGATTCTGTGAAAAAGCTTGGTAAACGTGAGCGTACTGAAAAGAAAGTCGTGATTGCGGAGGATTCACCGTTATTGCGTAAATTATTATTCGATACAATGAACGAAGCGGGCTATGTAAATACGGAGTTCTTTGAAAACGGTCGCGATGCTTATGAGTATTTAGAGGCACTTGTAAAAGCAGATAAAGCAATTGAAAAGCATGTCCAAATGGTTGTAACGGATATTGAAATGCCTCAAATGGATGGACACCATTTAACAAAGAAAATTAAAACACACCCAGACTTACAAAAGTTACCGGTAATTATCTTCTCGAGCTTAATTACAGATGATTTGCGTCATAAAGGGGATCAAGTAGGGGCAGAGGAGCAAATTTCTAAACCTGAAATCGCAGAACTTATTTTACGCATGGATAAGTTAATTTTGTAA
- a CDS encoding B12-binding domain-containing radical SAM protein codes for MNIVLSTLNAKYIHTNLAIRYLKAAVQPEFECELAEYTIKDPAFNIVSDLFQKKPDIVGFSCYIWNINETIAVIRMLKTVLPNIKIVLGGPEVSYDVHDWLRKHEEIDFIIMGEGEISLKEMLRHFNGEIELEKVPGICYLQEGKLKIHAQPPKVDLREIATPFRFEEDLPHLGKRIQYIETSRGCPFSCQFCLSSIEVGIRYFNREKIKEDIRYLMDNGAKTIKFVDRTFNISRSYAMEMFQFLIDEHKPGVVFQFEITADIMRPEVIQFLNDNAPHGLFRFEIGVQSTNDLTNDLVKRRQNFEKLKRTVTMVKEGGKIDQHLDLIAGLPEEDYNSFRKTFNDVFDMRPEELQLGFLKLLRGTGLRLEAEKYGYTYVDISPYEIFSNNVLSFDDIVRIKHAEDVLEKYWNAHRMDHTIEYLVTKGFETPFDFFQNFGTYWETKGWSRIGHQLEDLFRRLLEFLQTVENADIDIITSLMKYDFLCGQQFQPRKLWWDDRLSETEMRDVYTRIKENLAIVGEAFAAMNISERELFKHSLIIPFHMNLQDYEETGAITKQTGYLFTYFRNGETPYFYSFN; via the coding sequence ATGAACATTGTTTTAAGTACATTAAATGCAAAATATATTCATACCAATTTAGCGATTCGTTATTTAAAAGCTGCGGTACAACCAGAATTTGAATGTGAGCTAGCTGAATATACTATTAAAGATCCCGCGTTTAATATCGTTTCGGATCTATTTCAAAAGAAACCTGATATAGTTGGTTTCAGCTGCTATATTTGGAATATCAACGAAACCATCGCCGTAATTCGTATGTTAAAAACGGTTTTACCGAATATCAAAATTGTATTAGGTGGCCCTGAAGTATCGTATGACGTCCATGATTGGCTACGCAAGCACGAAGAAATTGACTTCATTATTATGGGCGAGGGTGAGATTTCATTAAAAGAAATGCTGCGTCACTTCAATGGCGAAATTGAGCTTGAAAAGGTGCCAGGTATTTGTTATTTGCAAGAAGGCAAGCTAAAAATTCACGCACAGCCACCAAAAGTTGATTTACGTGAAATTGCGACACCCTTCCGTTTTGAAGAGGATTTACCACATCTGGGTAAACGTATTCAATACATTGAAACAAGCCGTGGCTGTCCTTTTAGCTGTCAATTCTGCCTTTCTTCAATTGAAGTGGGTATACGTTACTTTAATCGGGAAAAAATCAAAGAGGACATTCGCTATTTAATGGACAATGGGGCCAAAACCATTAAATTCGTTGACCGTACATTTAATATTAGCCGGAGCTATGCGATGGAAATGTTCCAATTTTTAATCGATGAGCATAAACCTGGTGTCGTATTCCAATTTGAAATTACAGCTGATATTATGCGCCCTGAAGTGATACAGTTTTTAAATGACAATGCACCACATGGACTATTCCGCTTTGAAATCGGTGTCCAATCGACAAATGATTTAACAAATGATTTAGTAAAGCGTCGTCAAAATTTTGAGAAGCTGAAACGTACCGTCACAATGGTCAAAGAGGGCGGGAAAATCGATCAGCATTTAGACTTAATTGCTGGTTTACCAGAAGAAGACTACAATTCATTCCGCAAAACGTTCAATGATGTATTCGATATGCGTCCTGAAGAACTACAGCTTGGCTTCTTAAAACTGTTACGCGGTACTGGTCTACGCTTAGAGGCCGAAAAATATGGCTACACATACGTTGACATTTCACCGTATGAAATTTTCTCAAACAATGTCCTTTCTTTCGATGACATCGTGCGCATTAAACATGCCGAAGATGTACTTGAAAAGTATTGGAACGCCCATCGCATGGACCATACAATCGAATATTTAGTCACAAAAGGCTTCGAAACACCATTCGATTTCTTCCAAAACTTCGGTACGTATTGGGAAACAAAGGGCTGGAGTCGCATCGGACACCAGTTAGAAGACTTATTCCGCCGTTTACTAGAATTTTTACAAACGGTCGAAAACGCAGATATCGACATCATTACTAGCTTAATGAAATACGATTTCTTATGCGGTCAACAGTTCCAGCCGCGAAAATTATGGTGGGATGATCGCCTTTCTGAAACTGAAATGCGGGATGTTTATACGCGCATTAAAGAGAATCTAGCGATTGTTGGCGAGGCATTTGCAGCAATGAATATTAGCGAACGCGAGTTATTTAAGCATTCGTTAATTATTCCCTTCCATATGAATTTACAGGACTATGAAGAAACAGGGGCTATCACAAAGCAAACCGGCTACCTATTCACCTACTTCCGCAATGGCGAAACACCGTATTTCTATTCTTTTAACTAA
- a CDS encoding Ppx/GppA phosphatase family protein has protein sequence MENLKTAIIDIGSNTIRLVLYSYNKNEGLREFGNIKTVARLRTYILPNGEMSEEGIQLLADTLNSFRLILTDYEVEDVKAAATAAVRQAINNEVIIRRMEEATGIKIDILSEEEEAYYGFVAVAHSMNTPSAVTIDIGGGSTEITFFIDKKLQKTISFPFGTVSLKQMFVKGTIINHEERTKLRAYVTDQFRSLPWIQDVAFPVIGIGGSARNIAQVHQQKTNYPLSGVHEYTMKEKDLEGLRDYLTQLSFEQLKQLDGLSSDRADTIVPALEVFLALLSVVGTDTFQVSKKGLREGLIIGRVLQGNSKAYNKYNVFEESARQLAQAYGRTEEEVQTLAELTKQFYEACCSLQLFDYNQADLELLIKGAKVYAIGEYIELDSSSQHTFYLIANQSLPGLSHIDRVKLALLASYKNRDYFERFAQPFESWIVKEELKKLRDFGAVLKFVYALNMTKRNVVKRIGMKNNEDDELVIDVVTSERAIAERTQVEKQKKHIERVFKKNIKIVFNEEGRN, from the coding sequence ATGGAAAATTTGAAAACCGCCATTATCGATATCGGTTCGAACACCATTCGACTTGTATTGTATTCATATAATAAAAATGAAGGCTTACGTGAGTTTGGCAATATAAAAACGGTAGCGCGCCTTCGCACATATATATTACCAAATGGGGAGATGTCTGAAGAAGGCATTCAACTGCTGGCAGATACATTAAATTCATTTCGGTTAATTTTAACGGATTATGAAGTGGAAGATGTAAAGGCCGCCGCAACAGCAGCTGTGCGTCAAGCCATTAATAATGAAGTTATCATTCGTCGTATGGAAGAAGCTACTGGGATTAAAATTGATATTTTATCTGAAGAAGAGGAAGCCTATTATGGATTTGTTGCTGTAGCACATTCTATGAATACACCTTCTGCAGTCACAATCGATATTGGTGGTGGCTCGACGGAGATTACCTTTTTCATCGATAAAAAACTACAAAAAACGATTAGCTTTCCCTTTGGTACGGTGTCATTAAAGCAAATGTTTGTCAAAGGGACCATTATTAATCATGAAGAACGAACAAAGCTACGGGCTTATGTGACGGATCAATTTCGTTCACTACCATGGATTCAGGATGTAGCCTTTCCGGTCATTGGAATCGGTGGGAGTGCACGTAATATTGCACAAGTACATCAGCAAAAAACGAATTACCCTTTATCTGGAGTGCATGAGTATACGATGAAGGAAAAGGATTTAGAAGGATTACGAGACTATTTAACCCAATTATCATTTGAGCAGCTCAAGCAATTGGATGGGCTATCCTCAGACCGTGCAGATACAATTGTGCCTGCATTAGAAGTATTCCTTGCATTATTATCTGTCGTAGGAACCGATACATTTCAAGTGAGTAAAAAGGGATTGCGTGAAGGTTTAATTATTGGGCGTGTGCTACAGGGAAACTCAAAGGCCTACAATAAATACAATGTATTTGAGGAGAGTGCCCGGCAATTAGCCCAAGCCTATGGACGTACAGAAGAAGAGGTTCAAACATTAGCCGAGCTAACGAAGCAATTTTACGAAGCCTGCTGTTCCTTACAATTATTTGACTATAATCAAGCAGACTTAGAGCTCTTAATAAAAGGAGCGAAGGTGTATGCCATTGGCGAATATATCGAGCTGGATTCTTCTAGCCAGCATACGTTTTATTTAATAGCCAATCAATCATTGCCAGGTCTTTCGCATATAGATCGTGTCAAGTTAGCACTATTGGCATCGTATAAAAATCGTGATTACTTTGAGCGCTTTGCCCAACCGTTTGAAAGTTGGATCGTAAAAGAAGAATTAAAAAAACTACGTGATTTTGGTGCCGTATTAAAATTTGTCTATGCCTTAAATATGACGAAGCGTAATGTGGTGAAGCGTATTGGCATGAAAAACAATGAGGACGACGAGCTTGTCATTGACGTGGTGACGTCCGAGCGAGCTATTGCGGAAAGGACACAAGTCGAAAAACAAAAAAAGCATATCGAGCGTGTGTTCAAAAAGAATATTAAAATCGTATTTAATGAGGAAGGGCGGAATTAA
- a CDS encoding YkvS family protein has product MKIAEVGNIIEFKDGLRGIVEKVNENSVIVDITIMENFHELELEEKTVINHKRYKILTNHE; this is encoded by the coding sequence ATGAAAATTGCTGAAGTTGGGAATATTATCGAGTTCAAAGATGGATTAAGAGGCATTGTTGAAAAAGTCAATGAAAATTCGGTTATTGTGGATATTACGATCATGGAGAACTTTCATGAATTAGAATTGGAAGAAAAAACAGTTATCAATCATAAACGGTATAAAATTTTAACGAATCATGAATAA
- a CDS encoding chemotaxis protein, giving the protein MKKTFTTISALLLLSATLAACNTETGEPNTSTAANETPQTEQNETETNKQPENEETTTPATTEPEQNEGEATELTETKPQQTDEQATLTYRSNGQTYQEAVTTSKSTEMNYTIEHFKSYTLESEEPGIDHLLYNADDNFSMQIEVLTKDEVKFEDVKASVNETMTAISSDVKELDLSATLEQHKDIIQIVGYETTLEDANKVIKVAFERDNMFVKLTIYDSVAADLQDAFLQMGLTIQ; this is encoded by the coding sequence ATGAAAAAAACATTTACAACAATTAGTGCATTATTATTACTATCAGCCACATTAGCCGCTTGTAATACAGAAACGGGCGAGCCTAACACGTCTACGGCTGCAAATGAAACACCTCAAACCGAGCAAAACGAAACTGAAACAAATAAACAACCCGAAAACGAAGAAACAACTACGCCAGCAACAACTGAACCCGAGCAAAATGAGGGAGAGGCAACGGAACTAACAGAAACAAAGCCTCAACAAACCGATGAACAAGCGACATTAACATATCGTTCAAACGGGCAAACATATCAAGAGGCAGTGACAACTTCAAAAAGTACAGAGATGAACTATACAATTGAGCATTTTAAAAGCTATACATTAGAGTCAGAAGAACCTGGCATCGATCATTTGCTATACAATGCCGATGACAACTTCTCTATGCAAATTGAAGTATTGACAAAAGATGAGGTCAAATTCGAGGATGTAAAAGCGTCAGTCAATGAAACGATGACTGCGATTTCATCAGATGTAAAAGAACTAGATCTGAGCGCTACTTTAGAGCAGCACAAGGACATTATTCAAATTGTCGGTTACGAAACTACGCTAGAAGATGCGAATAAAGTAATTAAAGTTGCCTTTGAACGTGATAATATGTTTGTAAAGCTAACAATTTATGATTCGGTAGCCGCAGACTTACAAGACGCCTTCTTGCAAATGGGCTTAACAATTCAATAG
- a CDS encoding ATP-binding protein, which yields MKGELSHIVDSLFKQASEHLVIFDCTGKIKYMNDKVVDTLEQLNIQTSFFEFTQNNHAEWHTFITKVTRDATASYKLDLINDFQQHVSINFLGYYIADRQFIFCIINFNKVKKPIHEMQQNHQLINGLPNGVILTSKAGKIIATNQRALQLLGFENRQLERRNYDLLFENCYVDPKAIIQYYRMISNNELATILVKRIGNDEQVYYLDISSKIDEKLNMLVTTITDQTEKIGLLEMVNHQKSLATVGQNVASIIHEIRNPMTAIQGFIQMIKSNVEEQVNPYFQIVETELQRIDEMLVELLTISKPKKYDYHLLEFKGLIEQAITLLQLKALEANATIIFEYDDNASYLIKGNYNRLKQMLINLLKNSIEAVETGGSIIVRLHYTNASTLRLIVEDKGKGMSEEQIANAFQSFFSTKDTGTGLGLVLVQTVVEEHQGSISVESQQAVGTRFIIDLNVLANEGHPVISYSTYSPKQNLRTSM from the coding sequence GTGAAAGGTGAATTGAGTCACATAGTAGATAGTCTATTTAAACAAGCAAGTGAACATTTAGTTATTTTTGATTGTACTGGAAAAATAAAGTATATGAATGATAAAGTTGTCGATACACTTGAACAGTTAAACATTCAGACAAGTTTTTTTGAGTTTACACAAAATAATCATGCTGAATGGCATACGTTCATTACAAAAGTGACTCGAGACGCTACAGCTAGCTACAAATTAGATTTAATTAATGATTTTCAGCAACATGTATCGATCAATTTTTTAGGCTATTATATTGCAGACCGTCAATTTATTTTTTGCATAATCAATTTCAATAAAGTAAAAAAGCCAATACATGAAATGCAGCAAAATCACCAGTTAATAAATGGGTTGCCAAATGGCGTCATCCTTACATCAAAAGCTGGGAAAATTATTGCAACGAATCAAAGGGCATTACAGCTATTAGGTTTTGAAAATAGACAGCTAGAAAGAAGAAATTATGACTTACTATTTGAAAATTGCTATGTCGACCCAAAAGCAATCATCCAATATTACCGGATGATATCAAATAATGAGCTTGCGACAATTTTAGTGAAGCGTATTGGAAACGATGAGCAAGTATATTATTTAGATATTTCTAGTAAAATCGATGAAAAGTTAAATATGCTGGTTACTACGATTACAGATCAAACAGAAAAGATTGGCTTATTAGAGATGGTTAACCACCAAAAATCTTTAGCAACGGTCGGGCAAAATGTTGCGTCAATTATCCATGAAATTCGTAACCCAATGACCGCTATACAGGGCTTTATTCAGATGATTAAAAGCAATGTAGAAGAGCAGGTGAATCCTTATTTTCAAATTGTCGAAACGGAACTTCAGCGGATTGACGAAATGTTAGTTGAATTACTGACAATTTCAAAGCCGAAAAAGTATGATTATCATTTATTGGAATTCAAAGGATTAATCGAGCAAGCGATTACATTACTTCAATTGAAGGCTTTAGAAGCAAATGCAACGATTATTTTTGAATATGATGATAATGCCTCCTACTTAATTAAAGGAAATTACAATCGATTAAAGCAAATGCTTATTAATCTATTGAAAAATTCCATCGAAGCCGTTGAAACGGGTGGTTCGATTATTGTTCGATTACATTATACAAATGCTTCGACACTTCGATTAATTGTAGAGGATAAAGGTAAAGGTATGTCAGAAGAGCAAATAGCTAATGCATTTCAGTCATTTTTCTCAACGAAGGATACTGGGACAGGTTTAGGACTAGTACTAGTGCAAACCGTAGTAGAAGAGCATCAAGGTTCAATTTCTGTAGAAAGCCAACAAGCGGTAGGGACGAGGTTTATAATTGATTTAAATGTATTAGCGAACGAAGGACATCCGGTTATATCCTATTCGACCTATTCACCTAAGCAAAATCTGCGAACGTCTATGTAA
- a CDS encoding MarR family winged helix-turn-helix transcriptional regulator, translated as MASDEVKQSLKLFIVLSRATKAINEATNQFIQQNGLNPTEFAVLELLYHKGRQPLQQIGNKILLASGSITYVVDKLEKRQFLTRVSCPDDRRVTFAEITDAGSQFMDKLFPEHEQRLHELLSALTPKEKQTAIELLKKLGLSIKDLSY; from the coding sequence ATGGCTTCAGATGAAGTAAAACAATCGTTAAAATTATTTATCGTATTATCAAGAGCGACGAAAGCAATTAATGAAGCAACGAATCAGTTTATCCAACAAAATGGCCTGAATCCAACTGAATTTGCAGTTTTAGAGCTTCTCTATCATAAAGGTCGCCAGCCGTTGCAGCAAATTGGAAACAAAATTCTATTAGCTAGCGGTTCCATCACATATGTGGTGGATAAATTAGAAAAACGCCAATTTTTAACGCGTGTATCTTGTCCGGACGATCGTCGTGTAACTTTTGCTGAAATTACCGATGCAGGTTCACAATTTATGGACAAACTGTTTCCGGAGCATGAGCAAAGGCTACATGAATTATTAAGCGCATTAACACCAAAGGAGAAGCAAACAGCGATTGAGCTACTTAAAAAACTTGGTTTATCCATTAAAGATTTATCGTATTAA
- a CDS encoding CPBP family intramembrane glutamic endopeptidase, whose amino-acid sequence MKMDRQTITLLLSLIFLYSMMFFTFYEKAIFWYLYAFTLLVGIAIALVSSKFEDRIPTWQYLIYGIGYGTITYGFVKLGYILLPYIDANVTSEIPKFLNNYGPQHIFHYIMLIFIIAVGEEMFWRGYVQQQLKRYTSPAWAVFITAILFSLSLAISGFIPGALAAIVAGLLWGALYEWKKSLPLIIVAHIVFVLLLFLVLPLF is encoded by the coding sequence ATGAAAATGGATAGACAAACAATTACTCTCCTTCTGTCATTGATTTTTCTTTATAGTATGATGTTCTTCACATTTTACGAAAAAGCAATCTTTTGGTATTTGTACGCATTCACTTTACTAGTAGGAATCGCCATTGCCTTAGTCTCTAGTAAATTTGAAGACCGCATTCCCACTTGGCAATATTTAATTTATGGGATTGGCTATGGAACCATTACGTACGGCTTTGTTAAATTAGGTTACATCTTACTTCCTTATATCGATGCCAACGTTACGTCCGAAATTCCAAAGTTTCTAAATAATTATGGTCCGCAACATATATTCCATTACATCATGCTTATTTTTATTATCGCAGTTGGTGAGGAAATGTTTTGGCGTGGTTATGTGCAGCAGCAATTAAAGCGCTATACATCACCTGCTTGGGCTGTTTTTATTACGGCCATATTATTTTCATTATCTCTAGCGATTAGCGGATTTATCCCAGGCGCATTAGCTGCCATTGTTGCAGGGCTTTTATGGGGCGCGCTTTATGAATGGAAAAAAAGTTTACCGCTCATTATCGTTGCACATATCGTTTTTGTTTTATTATTATTTTTAGTTTTACCATTGTTTTGA
- a CDS encoding aspartyl-phosphate phosphatase Spo0E family protein, translating into MDEERFDEALLHQIELKRQLMIQSGIEHGLHSKQTLYLSKQVDYLMNKFNGIYHRKWTISGQNHHLK; encoded by the coding sequence TTGGACGAAGAAAGATTTGATGAGGCATTATTACATCAAATTGAATTAAAAAGACAACTCATGATTCAATCTGGTATTGAACATGGGCTACACAGCAAGCAAACACTTTATTTAAGCAAACAAGTGGATTATTTAATGAACAAATTCAATGGAATTTATCATAGAAAATGGACCATTTCAGGACAAAATCATCATTTGAAATAA
- a CDS encoding NAD(P)-dependent oxidoreductase, with amino-acid sequence MDMKKIGFIGTGVMGASVVKHLLHAGYEVTVYTRTKSKAEALVSLGAKWAETPAKATEGQHVVFTMVGYPKDVEEVYNGTDGILSVAKQGTIVVDMTTSEPTLAKKLYEQAKAIGVHSLDAPVSGGDIGAQNGTLSLMVGGDEAVFEQMKPIFETFGQNIVYQGAAGAGQHTKMCNQISIASGMIGVCESMAYGLKAGLSMDEVLRSITAGAAGSWSLSNLAPRMLKGDLDPGFYIKHIIKDMKIALDEAERMNLQLPGLALAKSMYDQLLEEGYGDNGTQALIKFYK; translated from the coding sequence ATGGACATGAAAAAGATTGGCTTTATCGGAACAGGCGTTATGGGAGCAAGCGTTGTTAAGCATTTACTCCACGCAGGCTATGAGGTAACGGTTTATACACGCACAAAAAGTAAGGCAGAAGCTTTAGTGTCCTTAGGTGCAAAATGGGCTGAAACACCTGCAAAGGCAACAGAAGGACAGCATGTGGTATTCACAATGGTCGGCTATCCAAAAGATGTTGAAGAAGTGTATAACGGTACAGATGGTATTCTTTCTGTAGCAAAGCAAGGGACAATCGTTGTTGATATGACAACAAGCGAGCCGACATTAGCGAAAAAATTATACGAGCAAGCGAAGGCAATCGGTGTACATAGTTTAGATGCGCCTGTTTCGGGTGGAGATATTGGCGCACAAAATGGGACATTGTCCTTAATGGTTGGTGGCGATGAAGCTGTTTTTGAACAGATGAAGCCGATTTTTGAAACTTTTGGCCAAAATATCGTGTATCAAGGGGCAGCAGGAGCAGGCCAACATACCAAAATGTGCAATCAAATTTCTATTGCATCCGGTATGATTGGTGTTTGTGAGTCAATGGCTTATGGTTTGAAAGCAGGATTATCGATGGATGAGGTATTGCGTTCAATTACAGCAGGTGCAGCAGGCTCTTGGTCATTATCTAATCTTGCTCCACGTATGCTAAAAGGCGACCTCGATCCAGGCTTCTATATTAAACATATTATTAAAGATATGAAAATAGCACTAGATGAAGCAGAACGTATGAATCTTCAACTACCAGGTTTAGCATTAGCGAAATCGATGTATGATCAATTATTAGAAGAAGGCTATGGTGATAATGGTACTCAAGCATTAATTAAATTCTATAAATAA